Below is a genomic region from Pedosphaera parvula Ellin514.
CACGGTTTATGAAGATGCGGATGCGATCTTCAAATCGTTGCTGGCAGGGGCAGTTGGCTATCTGCTCAAAGGACGTTCTGCAACTGGCGACAAATTACTGGAAGCCTTACGCGATGCGGGGCGAGGCGGTTCACCGTTGAACAGTTTGATCGCGCGCAAGATTGTGCAGCATTTTCATCATCAACCGTCACGTTCCGGCAAGGAGCATCCTCTCTCAGTGCGCGAACGCGAGGTGTTGGAGTTGCTTTCAAAGGGGCTGCCATACAAAGAAATTGCCGACATGCTTGGCGTGAACATCGAGACGGTTCGCAAGCATTGTCACAATATCTATGAAAAACTTCAGGTCAGTTCGCGGACGGAAGCGGTGGT
It encodes:
- a CDS encoding response regulator transcription factor — protein: MKMVNAKSEPAPDATVLRPVRVCVVEDDNVAREQLSHQLQQANGFTFVSCHRSAENALEEIPRHKPDVVLMDINLPKMSGIDCVRHLKALLPGTQFVMLTVYEDADAIFKSLLAGAVGYLLKGRSATGDKLLEALRDAGRGGSPLNSLIARKIVQHFHHQPSRSGKEHPLSVREREVLELLSKGLPYKEIADMLGVNIETVRKHCHNIYEKLQVSSRTEAVV